One part of the Fusobacterium pseudoperiodonticum genome encodes these proteins:
- the rpsL gene encoding 30S ribosomal protein S12 — translation MPTLSQLVKKGRQTLTEKRKSPALQGNPQRRGVCIRVYTTTPKKPNSALRKVARVKLTNGIEVTCYIPGEGHNLQEHSIVLVRGGRTKDLPGVRYKIIRGALDTAGVAKRKQGRSKYGAKNA, via the coding sequence ATGCCTACTCTAAGTCAATTAGTAAAAAAAGGAAGACAAACATTAACTGAAAAAAGAAAATCTCCAGCTTTACAAGGAAACCCACAAAGAAGAGGAGTTTGTATCAGAGTGTACACTACTACACCTAAGAAACCAAACTCAGCTTTAAGAAAAGTTGCCAGAGTAAAATTAACAAATGGAATTGAAGTTACATGTTATATTCCTGGTGAAGGACACAACTTACAAGAACACTCAATCGTTCTAGTAAGAGGAGGAAGAACAAAGGATTTACCAGGGGTTAGATATAAAATCATTAGAGGTGCTTTAGATACTGCTGGTGTTGCAAAGAGAAAACAAGGAAGATCTAAGTACGGAGCGAAAAACGCATAA
- the tuf gene encoding elongation factor Tu: MAKEKFERSKPHVNIGTIGHVDHGKTTTTAAISKVLSDKGWAKKVDFDQIDAAPEEKERGITINTAHIEYETANRHYAHVDCPGHADYVKNMITGAAQMDGAILVVSAADGPMPQTREHILLSRQVGVPYIVVYLNKSDMVDDEELLELVEMEVRELLTEYGFPGDDIPVIRGSSLGALNGEQKWVDQILALMEAVDNYIPTPERAVDQPFLMPIEDVFTITGRGTVVTGRVERGVVKVGEEIEIVGIKPTTKTTCTGVEMFRKLLDQGQAGDNIGVLLRGTKKEEVERGQVLAKPGSIHPHTNFKGEVYVLTKDEGGRHTPFFSGYRPQFYFRTTDITGAVTLPEGVEMVMPGDNITMTVELIHPIAMEQGLRFAIREGGRTVASGVVSEITK, from the coding sequence ATGGCTAAAGAAAAATTCGAGAGAAGTAAACCACACGTAAACATTGGAACAATCGGGCACGTTGACCATGGAAAAACTACTACAACTGCTGCTATATCTAAAGTATTATCTGATAAAGGATGGGCTAAAAAAGTAGATTTCGATCAAATCGACGCTGCTCCAGAAGAAAAAGAAAGAGGAATCACTATCAATACAGCTCACATTGAATATGAAACAGCAAATAGACACTATGCTCACGTTGACTGTCCAGGACACGCGGACTATGTTAAAAACATGATAACTGGAGCTGCTCAAATGGACGGAGCTATACTTGTTGTATCAGCTGCTGATGGTCCTATGCCTCAAACAAGAGAACACATCTTACTTTCTAGACAAGTTGGAGTTCCATATATCGTTGTTTATTTAAACAAATCAGATATGGTTGATGATGAAGAATTACTAGAATTAGTTGAAATGGAAGTTAGAGAATTATTAACTGAATATGGATTCCCAGGAGATGACATTCCTGTAATCAGAGGATCATCTTTAGGAGCTTTAAATGGAGAACAAAAATGGGTTGACCAAATATTAGCACTTATGGAAGCTGTAGACAACTACATCCCAACTCCAGAAAGAGCTGTAGATCAACCATTCTTGATGCCAATAGAAGACGTTTTCACTATCACAGGAAGAGGAACAGTTGTTACTGGAAGAGTTGAAAGAGGAGTCGTTAAAGTTGGAGAAGAAATAGAAATAGTTGGAATCAAACCTACAACTAAAACAACTTGTACAGGAGTTGAAATGTTTAGAAAACTTCTTGATCAAGGTCAAGCAGGAGATAACATTGGAGTTCTATTAAGAGGAACTAAGAAAGAAGAAGTTGAAAGAGGACAAGTTCTTGCTAAACCAGGAAGTATTCACCCTCATACAAACTTCAAAGGAGAAGTTTACGTATTAACTAAAGATGAAGGAGGAAGACATACTCCATTCTTCTCAGGATATAGACCTCAATTCTACTTCAGAACTACTGACATCACTGGTGCAGTAACTCTACCTGAAGGAGTAGAAATGGTAATGCCAGGAGATAACATCACTATGACTGTAGAATTAATCCACCCAATCGCTATGGAACAAGGATTAAGATTCGCTATCAGAGAAGGTGGAAGAACTGTTGCTTCTGGAGTTGTTTCTGAAATAACTAAATAA
- a CDS encoding DUF6339 family protein, giving the protein MNLKFMREEALLYFKENLQYNYKNYLLDSPDWINERFENSLEESRILVSDFALDMGQEELSIGDCNNVKIMYTNLKHLSNTQAADERLWAGLSHSMFWKYLQYRTKINEEKITENKILFSYFFKRGGKRILIMNPLSRLWWVGRQIYDPSNEENPFYALEYLKRDFSTKVLNIFSYNYTNNPKITRAVLVALAELEKENNIIIYRNHYLKIFKYLNILGGSIILDSLTQEEIIDKIKKYYYKNLETKNRLF; this is encoded by the coding sequence ATGAATTTAAAATTTATGAGAGAAGAAGCATTACTGTATTTTAAAGAGAATTTACAATATAACTATAAAAATTATCTTTTAGATAGCCCAGATTGGATAAATGAAAGGTTTGAAAATTCACTTGAAGAATCTAGAATTTTAGTTTCAGATTTTGCTTTAGATATGGGACAAGAAGAACTTTCTATAGGTGATTGTAATAATGTAAAAATAATGTATACAAATTTAAAGCATCTATCCAATACACAGGCGGCTGATGAGAGATTATGGGCAGGTCTAAGTCATAGTATGTTTTGGAAGTATTTACAATATAGAACAAAAATAAATGAAGAAAAGATAACAGAAAATAAAATATTATTTAGCTATTTTTTTAAAAGAGGTGGAAAAAGAATACTTATTATGAATCCCTTAAGTCGTTTATGGTGGGTTGGAAGACAAATCTATGACCCTTCAAATGAAGAGAATCCTTTCTATGCTTTAGAATATTTAAAAAGAGATTTTAGTACAAAAGTTTTAAATATTTTTTCATATAATTATACAAATAATCCTAAGATTACAAGAGCTGTATTAGTTGCTTTAGCAGAATTAGAAAAAGAAAATAATATTATCATTTATAGAAATCATTACTTAAAAATATTTAAATATTTAAATATTTTAGGTGGAAGTATTATTTTAGATTCACTGACACAAGAAGAAATTATAGACAAAATAAAAAAATATTATTATAAAAATCTTGAAACAAAAAATAGATTATTCTAG
- a CDS encoding IS3 family transposase (programmed frameshift), giving the protein MSKLTKKDKIEIYERRKNGETISSLAKAFNTRESNIKYLIALIEKHGYDILRNGKNRIYSKEFKLQTINRILINNESINSVAIDIGLASNGILHNWLSKFKENEYNVVEKKKGRKPKSMTKLKKNNKVLSEKDKIKLLEDEIIYLKAENEYLKKLRALVQERELKEKKKLRVIAELRAKYPFKMLLKIAGISRSVYYYYIDKKDIDEKNKDIIEKIKEIYYVNKGRYGYRRVTLELKNQGLNINHKKVQRLMKKFNLQSIVRKKRKYSSYKGQIGKIADNHIKRNFEATAPNQKWFTDVTEFNLRGEKLYLSPILDAYGRYIVSYDISHSANLEQINHMLNLAFKENENYENLIFHSDQGWQYQHYSYQKKLKEKKITQSMSRKGNSLDNGLMECFFGLLKSEMFYDQEEKYKTLEELKEAIEDYIYYYNNERIKEKLKGLTPASYRSQSLLVS; this is encoded by the exons ATGAGTAAATTAACAAAAAAAGATAAAATTGAAATATATGAAAGAAGAAAAAATGGTGAAACTATTTCTTCTTTAGCTAAAGCTTTTAATACTCGTGAATCTAATATTAAATATTTAATTGCTTTAATTGAAAAACATGGATATGATATTCTAAGAAATGGTAAAAATAGAATTTATTCTAAAGAGTTTAAATTGCAAACAATTAATAGAATTTTAATTAATAATGAATCTATAAATTCTGTTGCTATTGATATTGGGTTAGCTTCTAATGGGATTTTACATAATTGGCTTTCAAAATTTAAAGAAAATGAGTATAATGTTGTAGAGAAGAAAAAAGGAAGGAAACCTAAATCTATGACTAAACTTAAGAAAAATAATAAAGTATTATCTGAAAAAGATAAAATTAAACTATTAGAAGATGAAATAATTTACTTAAAAGCTGAGAATGAATACTTAAAAAAATTGAGAGCTCTAGTTCAAGAAAGGGAGCTAAAAGAGAAGAAAAAGT TAAGAGTAATAGCCGAACTTAGAGCTAAATATCCTTTCAAAATGCTATTAAAGATTGCTGGAATATCAAGATCAGTATATTATTACTATATTGATAAAAAAGATATTGATGAGAAGAATAAAGATATTATTGAAAAAATCAAAGAAATTTACTATGTGAACAAAGGAAGATATGGTTATCGCAGAGTAACATTGGAGTTAAAAAATCAAGGTTTAAATATTAATCATAAAAAAGTACAAAGACTTATGAAGAAATTTAATTTACAAAGTATTGTCCGTAAAAAAAGGAAATATTCTTCATACAAAGGTCAAATAGGAAAGATAGCTGATAACCATATTAAAAGAAATTTTGAAGCAACAGCTCCAAATCAAAAATGGTTTACAGATGTAACAGAATTTAATTTAAGAGGAGAAAAGTTATACTTATCTCCAATATTAGATGCTTATGGAAGATATATAGTTTCATATGATATTTCGCACAGTGCTAACTTGGAGCAGATAAATCATATGTTAAATTTAGCATTTAAAGAAAATGAAAATTATGAAAATTTGATATTTCATAGTGACCAAGGATGGCAATATCAGCACTATTCATATCAAAAAAAATTGAAAGAGAAAAAGATAACTCAAAGTATGTCAAGAAAAGGAAATAGTTTAGATAATGGATTAATGGAATGTTTTTTTGGGTTGTTAAAATCAGAAATGTTTTATGACCAAGAAGAAAAGTACAAGACATTAGAAGAATTGAAGGAAGCAATAGAAGATTATATATATTATTACAATAACGAAAGAATAAAGGAAAAATTAAAAGGATTAACTCCTGCTTCTTACAGAAGTCAATCCTTATTAGTAAGTTAA
- the rpsG gene encoding 30S ribosomal protein S7 — protein sequence MSRRRAAVKRDVLPDSRYSDKVVTKVINSIMLDGKKSIAEGIFYSAMDLIKEKTGQEGYDVFKQALENIKPQIEVRSRRIGGATYQVPVEVKADRQQTLAIRWLTTYTRARKEYGMIEKLAAELIAAANNEGATIKKKEDTYKMAEANRAFAHYRV from the coding sequence ATGTCAAGAAGAAGAGCTGCGGTAAAAAGAGATGTTTTACCTGATTCAAGATACTCTGATAAAGTTGTAACTAAAGTAATCAACTCAATAATGCTAGATGGGAAAAAATCAATAGCTGAAGGAATATTCTACTCAGCAATGGATTTAATAAAAGAAAAAACTGGACAAGAAGGATATGATGTTTTCAAACAAGCTTTAGAAAATATTAAACCTCAAATAGAAGTTAGATCTAGAAGAATTGGAGGAGCTACATACCAAGTTCCAGTTGAAGTAAAAGCTGATAGACAACAAACACTTGCTATAAGATGGTTAACTACTTATACAAGAGCAAGAAAAGAATATGGAATGATAGAAAAACTTGCAGCAGAATTAATTGCAGCAGCAAATAATGAAGGTGCAACTATTAAGAAAAAAGAAGATACTTATAAAATGGCAGAAGCTAACAGAGCGTTTGCACACTATAGAGTATAA
- the fusA gene encoding elongation factor G, which produces MARKVSLDMTRNVGIMAHIDAGKTTTTERILFYTGVERKLGEVHEGQATMDWMEQEQERGITITSAATTCFWKGHRINIIDTPGHVDFTVEVERSLRVLDGAVAVFSAVDGVQPQSETVWRQADKYKVPRLAFFNKMDRIGANFDMCVSDIKEKLGSNPVPIQIPIGAEDQFEGVVDLIEMKEVVWPVDSDNGQHFDVKDIRAELQEKAEEARQYMLESIVETDDALMEKFFGGEEITKEEIVKGLRKATIDNTIVPVVCGTAFKNKGIQALLDAIVNFMPAPTDVAMVEGRDPKDPEKLIDREMSDEAPFASLAFKVMTDPFVGRLTFFRVYSGIVEKGATVLNSTKGKKERMGRILQMHANKREEIEQVYCGDIAAAVGLKDTTTGDTLCAEDAPIVLEQMEFPEPVISVAVEPKTKNDQEKMGIALSKLAEEDPTFRVRTDEETGQTIISGMGELHLEIIVDRMKREFKVESNVGKPQVAYRETITQSYDQEVKYAKQSGGRGQYGHVKIILEPNPGKEFEFVNKITGGVIPREYIPAVEKGCREALESGVIAGYPLVDVKVTLYDGSYHEVDSSEMAFKIAGSMALKQAATKAKPVILEPVFKVEVTTPEEYMGDIIGDLNSRRGMVSGMIDRNGAKIITAKVPLSEMFGYATDLRSKSQGRATYSWEFSEYLQVPASIQKQIQEERGK; this is translated from the coding sequence ATGGCTAGGAAAGTATCATTAGATATGACTAGAAACGTTGGAATAATGGCCCATATCGATGCGGGGAAAACAACAACAACAGAAAGAATATTATTTTATACTGGAGTTGAAAGAAAACTAGGAGAAGTTCATGAAGGTCAAGCTACAATGGACTGGATGGAACAAGAGCAAGAAAGAGGAATAACAATTACTTCTGCTGCTACTACATGTTTCTGGAAAGGTCACAGAATAAATATAATAGACACACCAGGTCACGTGGACTTCACTGTTGAAGTTGAAAGATCCCTAAGAGTACTAGATGGGGCTGTTGCAGTTTTCTCAGCTGTTGATGGTGTACAACCACAATCAGAAACAGTATGGAGACAAGCTGATAAATATAAAGTACCAAGACTAGCTTTCTTTAACAAGATGGATAGAATTGGTGCAAACTTTGATATGTGTGTATCAGATATTAAAGAAAAATTAGGTTCAAACCCAGTACCTATACAAATTCCTATAGGTGCAGAAGACCAATTTGAAGGGGTTGTAGATCTAATAGAAATGAAAGAAGTTGTTTGGCCAGTAGATTCAGACAATGGACAACATTTCGATGTAAAAGATATTAGAGCAGAATTACAAGAAAAAGCTGAAGAAGCAAGACAATATATGCTTGAATCTATAGTTGAAACTGATGATGCACTAATGGAAAAATTCTTTGGTGGAGAAGAAATAACTAAAGAAGAAATAGTAAAAGGATTAAGAAAAGCTACTATAGACAATACAATAGTTCCAGTTGTTTGTGGAACAGCATTCAAAAATAAAGGGATCCAAGCTTTATTAGATGCTATAGTAAACTTCATGCCAGCTCCAACAGACGTTGCAATGGTTGAAGGAAGAGACCCTAAAGATCCTGAAAAATTAATAGACAGAGAAATGTCAGACGAGGCACCTTTCGCATCTCTAGCTTTCAAAGTTATGACAGACCCATTTGTAGGAAGATTAACATTCTTCAGAGTATATTCTGGTATAGTTGAAAAAGGAGCTACTGTTCTTAACTCAACAAAAGGTAAGAAAGAAAGAATGGGAAGAATACTTCAAATGCATGCTAACAAAAGAGAAGAAATTGAACAAGTATACTGTGGAGATATAGCTGCTGCAGTTGGATTGAAAGATACAACTACAGGAGATACTCTTTGTGCTGAAGATGCACCAATAGTTCTTGAACAAATGGAATTCCCAGAACCAGTTATTTCAGTTGCGGTTGAACCAAAAACTAAAAATGACCAAGAAAAAATGGGAATTGCACTATCAAAACTTGCAGAAGAAGACCCTACTTTTAGAGTTAGAACAGATGAAGAAACAGGTCAAACAATTATCTCAGGAATGGGAGAATTACACCTTGAAATCATCGTAGACAGAATGAAGAGAGAATTTAAAGTAGAATCTAATGTAGGTAAACCACAAGTTGCTTACAGAGAAACTATAACTCAATCTTATGATCAAGAAGTTAAGTATGCAAAACAATCTGGAGGTAGAGGACAATATGGACACGTTAAAATTATCCTTGAACCAAATCCAGGTAAAGAATTTGAATTTGTAAACAAAATAACAGGAGGGGTAATTCCTAGAGAATATATACCTGCTGTTGAAAAAGGATGTAGAGAAGCTCTTGAATCAGGAGTTATCGCTGGATATCCTTTAGTTGATGTAAAAGTAACTCTATATGATGGATCATATCACGAAGTTGACTCATCAGAAATGGCATTCAAAATAGCTGGATCAATGGCACTTAAACAAGCTGCTACAAAAGCTAAACCAGTAATATTAGAACCAGTATTCAAAGTAGAAGTAACTACTCCAGAAGAATACATGGGAGATATCATTGGAGACTTAAACTCAAGAAGAGGAATGGTATCTGGAATGATCGATAGAAATGGTGCTAAGATAATAACTGCTAAAGTACCTCTATCAGAAATGTTTGGATACGCAACTGACTTAAGATCTAAATCTCAAGGAAGAGCAACTTATTCTTGGGAATTTTCTGAATATCTTCAAGTGCCTGCTTCAATCCAAAAGCAAATACAAGAAGAAAGAGGAAAATAA
- the gltS gene encoding sodium/glutamate symporter codes for MNFETIEGILNINLNSTMTLALAAVLLIMGYSINKRLTVLNKYCIPAPVVGGFIFMFLTWIGHVTGTFKFNFENIFQSTFMLAFFTTVGLGASFALLKKGGKLLIIYWLVCGIISIFQNIIGITITKITGLEAPYALLSSAISMIGGHGAALAYGDTFAKMGYENAPLVGAAAATFGLITAVLIGGPLGRRLIEKNNLRPDNTENFDQSVTEINTDKGEKLSDLDVIKNVVVILVCMAIGSYISTLIGKLIKMDFPSYVGAMFMAVIVRNINEKTHSYNFNFSLVDGIGNVMLNLYLALALMTLKLWELSGLIGGVLLVVACQVLFMIIIAYFVVFRILGSNYDAAVMCSGLCGHGLGATPSAIVNMTAINEKYGMSRKAMMIVPIVGAFLVDIIYQPATVWFIKTFVQNYVG; via the coding sequence ATGAATTTTGAAACTATTGAAGGAATCTTAAATATCAATTTAAATTCCACGATGACATTAGCATTGGCAGCTGTACTATTAATTATGGGGTATTCAATAAATAAAAGACTTACCGTACTTAATAAATATTGTATTCCTGCACCAGTTGTAGGTGGATTTATTTTCATGTTTTTGACTTGGATTGGACATGTTACAGGGACATTCAAATTTAATTTTGAGAATATTTTCCAGTCAACTTTCATGCTTGCATTCTTTACAACAGTTGGATTAGGAGCAAGTTTTGCTCTATTAAAAAAAGGTGGAAAACTTTTAATAATTTACTGGTTAGTTTGTGGAATAATATCAATTTTTCAAAATATAATAGGGATAACTATTACTAAGATAACAGGTTTAGAAGCACCTTATGCACTACTATCAAGTGCTATATCTATGATAGGAGGACATGGAGCAGCACTAGCTTATGGAGATACTTTTGCAAAAATGGGTTATGAAAATGCACCATTAGTTGGAGCAGCAGCAGCTACATTTGGACTTATAACAGCTGTTTTAATAGGAGGACCTCTTGGTAGAAGATTGATAGAAAAAAATAATCTAAGACCTGATAATACTGAAAACTTTGATCAATCTGTAACAGAAATAAATACAGATAAAGGAGAAAAATTGTCAGATTTAGATGTAATAAAAAATGTTGTTGTTATTTTAGTTTGTATGGCTATAGGTAGCTATATTTCAACATTAATAGGAAAGTTAATAAAAATGGACTTCCCTTCTTATGTTGGTGCAATGTTTATGGCAGTTATTGTAAGAAATATAAATGAAAAAACTCATTCATATAATTTTAATTTCTCATTGGTTGATGGTATAGGAAATGTTATGCTTAACTTATACTTAGCACTTGCACTTATGACTTTGAAACTTTGGGAACTTTCAGGACTAATAGGTGGAGTTCTTTTAGTAGTTGCTTGTCAAGTACTATTTATGATAATAATAGCATACTTTGTTGTATTTAGAATACTTGGATCTAATTATGATGCTGCAGTTATGTGTTCAGGACTATGTGGACATGGACTTGGAGCAACACCTTCTGCAATAGTTAATATGACAGCGATAAACGAAAAATATGGAATGTCAAGAAAGGCTATGATGATAGTACCAATAGTTGGAGCATTCTTAGTAGATATAATCTATCAGCCAGCAACAGTTTGGTTTATAAAAACTTTTGTACAAAATTATGTAGGATAG
- a CDS encoding DUF2262 domain-containing protein: MNLKEIKSILKNSKYLSKTKIEDEVEINGTITLWNRNDVNIIIEFDDENDINFSEAILKLIEEKLNWIDKNKKLICKTFIEDEGMFYGLNDEIEKQLSKKEKAKIDDLEFSAPLTEDEFSNSLYIAYINFYIENEDDISCNFDLDCEPDYLFGHLANIELDEDNKILMSGING, translated from the coding sequence ATGAATTTAAAAGAAATAAAAAGTATTTTAAAAAATAGTAAATATCTTTCTAAAACTAAAATTGAAGATGAAGTTGAAATAAATGGAACAATTACTCTTTGGAATAGAAACGATGTTAATATTATAATAGAATTTGATGATGAAAATGATATCAATTTTTCTGAAGCTATATTAAAACTAATTGAAGAAAAATTAAATTGGATAGATAAGAATAAAAAATTAATATGTAAAACTTTTATTGAAGATGAAGGAATGTTCTATGGTTTAAATGATGAGATAGAAAAACAACTATCAAAAAAAGAAAAAGCTAAAATTGATGATTTAGAATTTTCGGCTCCTCTTACAGAAGATGAATTTTCTAATTCATTATATATTGCATACATTAATTTTTATATAGAAAATGAAGATGATATAAGTTGTAATTTTGATTTAGATTGTGAACCTGATTATCTTTTTGGGCATCTTGCTAATATTGAATTAGATGAAGATAATAAAATTTTAATGAGTGGAATAAACGGATAA